One part of the Sphingopyxis sp. PAMC25046 genome encodes these proteins:
- a CDS encoding TonB-dependent receptor encodes MAIQARRGIGIVAKLAGGASLAALAMMPAHAQDAAGAPAEEDAIVVTGIRASLEQAADIKREADQVLDVITAEDVGKLPDANVAEALQRVTGVQITRVFGEGQSVSVRGLQQVRVEVDGRTLLGWSARLSPPENDQLGRSSGLDSVPSSLFGRLEVRKSPLASQAEGGLGGTVNLVTPKPLSFKEPTVSLRAQGVYSENSDKFEPAITGFATTKFADGRIGVMLAGEYQKRTSTTQAFERNNFLDRNYTAGGTTTVQQTPVLLQYEQFTVDRSRLGLNGAVQFSVTPEFTVTADALYSKLKTGRRQDFFAFRLPTGTNPVTNAVVEDGMVVAGNANGTVTTAGQIRNEPTESFLYGLNGKYEGDNGLTVEADGYYSKGTIDQTIQIITLQGIAAVPGAFDFRDQTVPSLTLGGTFDPTDYASYNPANNGVRSNRLLGLLEEWTGKLDVSYETGSGVTIAAGVRYTDLHARSNAFRSQVTPTREEIEPYLKLIDAGDFLSDIPGSFPRSFLSTAPTYDFVFNRAQAAEPNPDPDGRSTLLPNLQRDYDFSEKTLAGYLMVSGEGEIAGMPYKANAGVRIASTRLSVDSYVNVGAVSTLRNDKNRYTNVLPSANIAFNVTDDFLVRVSGSQTMQRASIADLAPSTFFNATNLSVTGGNVNLEPPIATQADISFEYYTGKSSLISGAVFYKDVKNFIASFVTSGIDTTLDPQGRELTFSRPENLASAKIKGFEIGIQQFMDFLPSPLDGFGVIANYTYSDAEDNAGFPLVAVSKNSYNLVGLYEKGPFSARIAYNYRDEAVFEFSQGRPSFIGARSQLDAQVGLDITKNIALSLQAQNLLPKKSATSEYSNFNTTALNSYALSERRFSVGVRAKF; translated from the coding sequence ATGGCTATTCAGGCAAGACGGGGCATCGGTATAGTGGCGAAGCTTGCGGGCGGAGCGTCGCTGGCCGCGCTGGCGATGATGCCGGCTCATGCGCAGGACGCAGCGGGCGCGCCGGCGGAGGAGGATGCGATTGTCGTGACCGGCATCCGTGCCTCGCTCGAGCAGGCCGCCGACATCAAGCGCGAAGCCGATCAGGTGCTCGATGTCATCACCGCCGAGGATGTGGGCAAGCTTCCCGACGCGAACGTCGCCGAGGCGCTGCAGCGCGTCACCGGCGTCCAGATCACCCGCGTGTTCGGCGAAGGCCAGTCGGTGTCGGTGCGCGGGCTGCAGCAGGTCCGCGTCGAGGTGGACGGCCGCACGCTTCTCGGCTGGTCGGCGCGGCTGTCGCCGCCCGAGAACGACCAGCTCGGCCGCTCGTCGGGGCTCGACTCGGTGCCGTCGAGTCTGTTCGGGCGCCTCGAAGTGCGCAAATCGCCGCTCGCGAGCCAGGCCGAGGGCGGGCTCGGTGGCACAGTCAACCTCGTCACGCCGAAGCCGCTATCGTTCAAGGAGCCCACGGTCTCGCTGCGCGCGCAGGGCGTCTATTCGGAGAATAGCGACAAGTTCGAACCCGCGATCACCGGTTTCGCGACGACCAAGTTCGCCGACGGCCGCATCGGCGTCATGCTCGCGGGCGAATATCAGAAGCGCACCTCGACGACGCAGGCGTTCGAGCGCAACAATTTCCTCGACCGCAACTACACCGCCGGCGGGACGACGACCGTCCAGCAGACGCCGGTGCTGCTCCAATATGAACAATTCACCGTCGACCGCTCGCGGCTCGGGCTCAACGGCGCGGTCCAGTTCTCGGTGACGCCCGAGTTCACGGTCACCGCCGACGCGCTTTATTCGAAGCTCAAAACCGGGCGCCGTCAGGATTTCTTTGCCTTCCGCCTGCCCACCGGCACCAATCCGGTGACGAATGCGGTCGTCGAGGACGGCATGGTGGTCGCGGGCAATGCGAACGGCACCGTCACAACCGCGGGGCAGATCCGCAACGAGCCGACCGAAAGCTTTCTCTACGGCCTCAACGGCAAATATGAGGGCGACAACGGGCTGACGGTCGAGGCCGACGGCTATTACAGCAAGGGCACGATCGACCAGACGATCCAGATTATCACGCTGCAAGGCATCGCCGCGGTGCCCGGGGCGTTCGATTTTCGCGACCAGACGGTCCCGTCGCTGACGCTCGGCGGGACGTTCGACCCGACCGATTACGCCTCGTACAATCCCGCGAACAACGGCGTGCGCAGCAACCGCCTGCTCGGCCTGCTCGAGGAATGGACGGGCAAGCTCGACGTCAGCTACGAGACTGGCAGCGGGGTCACGATCGCCGCGGGGGTGCGCTATACCGATCTCCACGCGCGTTCGAACGCCTTCCGTAGCCAGGTCACCCCGACGCGCGAGGAAATCGAACCCTATCTGAAGCTGATCGATGCTGGCGATTTCCTGTCCGATATTCCGGGCAGCTTCCCGCGCAGCTTCCTGAGCACCGCGCCGACCTATGACTTTGTTTTCAACCGCGCGCAGGCGGCCGAACCGAACCCCGATCCCGATGGCCGCTCGACGCTGCTGCCCAACCTCCAGCGCGACTATGATTTCAGCGAAAAGACGCTCGCCGGCTATCTGATGGTGTCGGGCGAGGGCGAGATCGCGGGCATGCCTTACAAGGCGAACGCGGGCGTGCGCATCGCGTCGACCCGCCTGTCGGTCGACTCATACGTCAACGTCGGCGCGGTCAGCACGCTGCGCAACGACAAGAACCGCTACACCAATGTGCTGCCCAGCGCGAACATCGCCTTCAACGTCACCGACGATTTCCTCGTCCGCGTGTCGGGATCGCAGACGATGCAGCGTGCCTCGATCGCCGACCTCGCGCCCTCGACTTTTTTCAATGCGACCAATCTGTCGGTCACCGGCGGCAATGTGAATCTCGAACCGCCGATCGCGACGCAGGCCGATATCAGTTTCGAATATTATACGGGGAAAAGCTCGCTGATCTCGGGTGCCGTCTTCTACAAGGACGTCAAGAATTTCATCGCGAGCTTCGTCACCAGCGGAATCGATACGACGCTCGACCCGCAGGGGCGCGAACTCACCTTCTCGCGCCCAGAAAATCTGGCTAGTGCGAAGATCAAGGGCTTCGAAATCGGCATCCAGCAGTTCATGGATTTCCTGCCCTCGCCGCTCGACGGCTTCGGCGTGATCGCCAATTACACCTATTCGGATGCCGAGGATAATGCCGGCTTCCCGCTCGTCGCGGTGTCGAAGAACAGCTATAACCTCGTCGGCCTGTACGAGAAGGGACCCTTCTCGGCGCGCATCGCCTATAATTATCGCGACGAGGCGGTGTTCGAATTTTCGCAAGGACGCCCGAGCTTCATCGGCGCGCGCTCGCAACTCGATGCACAGGTCGGGCTCGACATCACGAAGAATATCGCGCTGTCGTTACAGGCGCAGAATCTGCTGCCCAAGAAATCGGCGACGAGCGAATATAGCAATTTCAACACGACGGCGCTCAACAGCTATGCCTTGTCCGAGCGGCGTTTCTCGGTCGGCGTGCGCGCAAAGTTCTAA
- a CDS encoding efflux transporter outer membrane subunit, with protein MIRALLLTGTLMLAGCSLAPKTVLPTPPVPQSWPAGDAYLLQSEAALPILSYKSVFTDPRLQTLTEQALVNNRDLRIAYANVAAARAQVRVTRSAQFPELGVTAGAGYSDGGGSGNGNGSGDFSLRGGVTAFELDLFGRLANATEADRNRALATEAASRTVRLALIASLADAWASYAADRDLLKIAEDTAANARESVRLTKARLDGGVAPRTDLRQAEQILATAEDSIAQQRTALAQDENLIRLLVGGDVDRALLPASLTDVTPSVVALPAGVSSEILLRRPDVIEAEYGLRAANADIGVARARLFPSISLTGLLGFASNALSSLFDSGSFNWSAGGDATATIFDAGGRRAGVAVSEAQRDAALAGYEGAIQTAFREVADALAVQGTISERVRAAAANSEAAADTATLTDARYRGGVDSFLSSLDAQRSLYSARRSEIATQLLLVQTRIALFRALGGDSSAGSQPAP; from the coding sequence ATGATCCGCGCCCTGCTCCTGACCGGCACATTAATGCTCGCCGGCTGCTCGCTCGCGCCGAAGACGGTGCTGCCGACGCCGCCGGTCCCGCAAAGCTGGCCTGCCGGCGACGCCTATCTGCTGCAGAGCGAAGCGGCGCTGCCGATCCTCTCCTACAAAAGCGTCTTCACCGATCCGCGGCTTCAGACGCTGACCGAACAGGCGCTCGTCAACAATCGCGACCTGCGCATCGCCTACGCCAATGTCGCCGCGGCGCGCGCGCAGGTACGCGTCACGCGCTCGGCGCAATTCCCCGAACTCGGCGTGACGGCTGGCGCGGGCTATTCGGATGGCGGCGGCAGCGGCAACGGGAATGGTAGCGGCGATTTCTCGCTGCGCGGCGGCGTCACCGCATTTGAACTCGACCTGTTCGGCCGCCTAGCCAATGCGACCGAGGCCGACCGCAATCGCGCGCTCGCGACCGAGGCCGCCTCGCGCACCGTGCGCCTTGCGCTGATCGCCAGCCTCGCCGACGCCTGGGCGAGCTATGCCGCCGACCGCGACCTGCTCAAGATCGCCGAGGATACCGCCGCCAATGCACGCGAAAGCGTGCGGCTGACCAAGGCGCGGCTCGACGGCGGCGTCGCCCCGCGCACCGACCTCCGCCAGGCCGAACAGATTCTCGCGACCGCCGAGGATTCGATCGCGCAGCAACGGACCGCGCTCGCGCAGGACGAAAATCTCATCCGCCTCCTCGTCGGCGGCGACGTCGACCGAGCGCTGTTGCCCGCCAGCCTGACCGACGTCACGCCGTCGGTCGTGGCGCTGCCCGCCGGGGTCAGCTCCGAAATCCTGCTCCGCCGCCCCGATGTGATCGAGGCCGAATATGGCCTGCGCGCCGCCAACGCCGACATCGGCGTCGCGCGCGCGCGGCTCTTCCCGTCGATCTCGCTCACCGGGCTGCTCGGCTTTGCCAGCAACGCGCTTTCCAGCCTGTTCGACAGCGGCTCGTTCAACTGGTCGGCGGGTGGCGATGCGACGGCGACGATTTTCGACGCCGGCGGGCGCCGCGCGGGGGTTGCGGTCAGCGAGGCCCAGCGCGATGCCGCGCTCGCGGGCTATGAAGGCGCGATCCAGACCGCCTTCCGCGAAGTTGCCGACGCGCTCGCGGTGCAGGGAACGATTTCCGAACGCGTGCGCGCCGCCGCGGCGAATAGCGAAGCCGCCGCCGATACCGCGACGCTAACCGACGCGCGCTACAGGGGCGGGGTCGACAGCTTTCTTTCCAGCCTCGACGCGCAGCGCAGTCTCTATTCGGCGCGGCGGAGCGAAATCGCGACTCAATTGCTGCTCGTCCAAACGCGGATCGCGCTGTTCCGCGCCTTGGGCGGTGACAGCAGCGCGGGAAGCCAACCCGCACCCTGA
- a CDS encoding LacI family DNA-binding transcriptional regulator, with protein MAAQNKGPGGKQPTINDVAALAGVSKKTVSRVINRSEFLTDKTRAAVEKAIEQLGFVPNPQARALAFRRNFLIALLHDNPNAQTVLNFQRGVLDAIKDSDLALLVRPVDRGSDKLLDDVRTFLEKQRPIGAMLLPPISENDDLAALCEDLGVRYVRIGSARIDDAKRCISSNDREVVAEAVRGLVALGHRRIGFVRGPVGFRSAAEREEGFREALAEAGLDLPDELYAPGNYRYTAGIEAGEALLSLAEPPTAVFCSNDEMAAGLMSVAHGKGIKVPGELSIIGFDDSPTATHIWPALSTVRWPIREMGIRAAQTLVPDFLGPGAKAAGDESNVLASTFVERQSVAAPPGR; from the coding sequence ATGGCGGCACAAAATAAGGGGCCGGGGGGCAAGCAGCCGACGATCAACGATGTCGCGGCGCTGGCGGGGGTGTCGAAAAAGACGGTGAGCCGAGTGATCAACCGGTCCGAATTCCTGACCGACAAAACGCGCGCGGCGGTCGAAAAGGCAATCGAGCAGCTCGGCTTCGTCCCGAATCCGCAGGCGCGTGCGCTCGCCTTTCGCCGCAACTTCCTGATCGCTTTGCTCCACGACAATCCGAACGCGCAGACCGTGCTAAACTTTCAGCGCGGCGTGCTCGACGCGATCAAGGACAGCGATCTCGCGCTGCTCGTTCGCCCCGTCGACCGCGGATCGGACAAGCTGCTCGACGACGTCCGCACCTTCCTTGAAAAGCAGCGGCCGATCGGCGCGATGCTGCTGCCACCGATTTCGGAGAATGACGATCTCGCCGCGCTCTGCGAGGATCTTGGCGTGCGCTATGTCCGCATCGGGTCGGCGCGGATCGACGATGCGAAGCGCTGCATCTCGTCGAACGATCGCGAGGTGGTCGCCGAGGCGGTGCGCGGGCTCGTCGCGCTCGGCCACCGCCGGATCGGTTTCGTGCGCGGCCCCGTCGGCTTCCGTTCGGCCGCCGAGCGCGAAGAGGGGTTCCGCGAGGCGCTCGCCGAAGCCGGGCTCGATCTTCCCGACGAACTTTATGCGCCCGGCAACTATCGTTACACCGCAGGCATCGAGGCGGGCGAAGCCCTGCTCTCGCTGGCCGAACCCCCGACCGCGGTCTTCTGCTCGAACGACGAGATGGCGGCTGGATTGATGAGCGTCGCGCATGGCAAGGGCATCAAGGTGCCGGGCGAGCTGTCGATCATCGGGTTCGACGACAGCCCGACCGCGACGCATATCTGGCCCGCGCTCAGCACCGTGCGCTGGCCGATCCGCGAAATGGGCATCCGCGCTGCGCAAACGCTCGTTCCCGATTTCCTCGGGCCGGGCGCCAAGGCGGCGGGCGACGAAAGCAATGTGCTCGCCTCGACCTTTGTCGAACGGCAATCGGTCGCCGCACCGCCCGGCCGCTGA
- a CDS encoding efflux RND transporter periplasmic adaptor subunit, protein MLDKRPLLRAGALCAIALSLAACSAGEEKGGRSAPEVGYVTVAVQPVPITTSLGGRTVAFETSEVRPQVNGLIRRRLFTEGSFVRAGAPLYQIDARLYQAGVDQAAANLASARASAQAADERARRLEPLARMQAVAEQDYTDALAQARMARAAVAQNSAALETARINLRFATITAPISGRIGRSLVTPGGLVSASQATPLAVIQQTDPMFVDMQQSSAELTTLRQAIESGGVDAGSTSVRLRLEDGSNYGFAGTVQFSDVTVNEATGTVTLRARFPNPKGVLLPGMFVTAMFDQAVNPSAILLPQAGVQRDFDGSAFVYLVGKDNKSVRRKIVADRTSGANWVVTDGLKPGDRVITQGISNLRQGATIRPVPANSPQRVGPPKGAAAGTKGK, encoded by the coding sequence ATGCTGGACAAGAGGCCGCTGCTTCGTGCCGGAGCCCTGTGTGCCATCGCGCTGTCGCTTGCCGCCTGCTCCGCCGGAGAGGAGAAGGGCGGCCGCAGCGCGCCCGAAGTCGGCTATGTCACCGTCGCGGTCCAGCCGGTGCCCATCACGACCTCGCTCGGCGGACGCACCGTCGCTTTCGAGACTAGCGAAGTGCGCCCGCAGGTGAACGGCCTGATCCGCCGCCGGCTGTTCACCGAAGGAAGCTTCGTGCGCGCCGGCGCGCCGCTCTACCAGATCGACGCGCGCCTTTATCAGGCGGGGGTCGATCAGGCGGCCGCGAACCTCGCGAGCGCGCGAGCGAGCGCACAGGCGGCCGACGAACGCGCGCGCCGCCTCGAACCGCTCGCCAGGATGCAGGCGGTCGCCGAACAGGATTATACCGACGCGCTCGCCCAGGCGCGGATGGCGCGCGCCGCTGTCGCGCAGAACAGCGCCGCGCTCGAAACCGCGCGCATCAACCTGCGCTTCGCAACGATCACCGCGCCGATCAGCGGCCGCATCGGCCGATCGCTCGTGACGCCGGGCGGGCTGGTCAGCGCGAGCCAGGCGACCCCGCTCGCGGTGATCCAGCAGACCGATCCGATGTTCGTCGACATGCAGCAGTCGAGCGCCGAGCTCACCACGCTGCGTCAGGCGATCGAAAGCGGCGGAGTCGACGCCGGCAGCACGTCGGTGCGCCTGCGCCTCGAGGACGGCAGCAATTATGGTTTTGCCGGGACGGTCCAGTTTTCCGACGTCACTGTCAACGAGGCGACCGGCACGGTGACGCTGCGCGCGCGTTTTCCCAACCCCAAGGGCGTATTGCTGCCCGGCATGTTCGTCACCGCGATGTTCGACCAAGCGGTGAACCCGTCGGCGATCCTGCTGCCGCAGGCGGGGGTGCAGCGCGATTTCGACGGCTCGGCCTTCGTCTATCTTGTCGGCAAGGATAACAAGTCGGTGCGGCGCAAGATCGTCGCCGACCGCACCTCGGGCGCCAACTGGGTCGTCACCGACGGGCTGAAACCCGGCGATCGCGTGATCACGCAGGGGATCAGCAATCTGCGGCAGGGCGCGACGATCCGGCCGGTACCCGCGAACAGCCCGCAGCGCGTGGGGCCACCGAAAGGCGCGGCGGCCGGGACGAAGGGCAAGTAG
- a CDS encoding efflux RND transporter permease subunit, which translates to MSRLFINRPIFAWVLAIIVMLGGLGALFSLPIEQYPDIAPAQVNIRASYPGASAETIENSVTQVLEQQLTGIDGLLYFSSQSSSRGRADITAIFEKGTDPDIAQVQVQNQIQSAISRLPQQVQAQGVRVTKSNSDTLLLVGVYDTTDTRSFPDVADFLSSNIQDPLSRVDGVGEVNVFGSPHAMRIWLDPRRLTAVSLMPSDVISAITAQNSEVAAGDVGGLPAPEGQMLNATVTAQSRMQTVEEFENIVLKTLPDGSTVRIKDVARVEIGAESYSAIVRINGHPGAGMSISLSPGSDALETADRVKARMEELAADFPDGLTYSYANDATAFIKLSVSEVQKSLFEAILLVILVMFVFLQSWRAVLIPAIAVPVVLLGTFGIFYILGFSINTLTLFGLTLAIGLLVDDAIVVVENVERLMEENPGMSAREATIQSMKELQVALIAIALVLSAVFLPMAFFGGSTGVIYRQFSVTIISAMMLSVLVALILSPALTSTLLKPKNHGDAASGGGRFPRVHAFLERAKNGFNTRFDHSVERYVGSVTKVVDRKWLFLGIYLLLLAALAFLFLRLPGGFLPNEDQGRVSVQFRLPAGATQARTLEVRDEIEKYLLTQEKANTQTLFLIAGGGGGAAAGQNTGQGYVNLTHWDDRPGKENTADAIVDRARKALSGLRDAQIFALVPGAVRGLGDSSGFTMQLQNRSGMSHAEFAEARDRLLAMANDNPKLTSVRLSDLPDVATLKIDVDTQRLTAYGIDNADVNSTLATAWGGRYVNDFIDKGRVKRVYVQGDAPYRAKPEDLGQWFVRSADGEMSPFSAFARTGWSTTPSSSSRFQGVPAFEISGQPAAGTSSGEAMDEMERMAGEIPGTSVAWSGSSYQERLSSGQAPLLYSLSLLVIFLCLAALYESWSIPIAVLCVIPLGLIGAVFAVNLRGLENDVYLQIGLLTTMGLAAKNAILMIEFAEQEERKGKRVIEAAVEAARIRLRPILMTSFAFIFGVLPLAIATGAGANSRVAIGTSVIGGMLTAAFLAIFFIPLFFVLVRRGVRDGLAAARARFGKKKGEGPAEVPA; encoded by the coding sequence ATGTCGCGCCTTTTCATCAATCGGCCGATCTTTGCCTGGGTGCTGGCGATCATCGTCATGCTCGGCGGCTTGGGCGCGCTCTTTTCGCTGCCGATCGAGCAATATCCCGACATCGCACCGGCGCAGGTCAATATCCGCGCGAGCTATCCAGGCGCGTCGGCCGAAACGATCGAAAACAGCGTCACGCAGGTGCTCGAACAGCAGCTGACGGGGATCGACGGCCTTCTCTATTTCAGCTCGCAATCGAGTTCGCGCGGACGCGCGGACATCACAGCGATCTTCGAAAAAGGCACCGATCCCGACATCGCGCAGGTGCAGGTGCAGAACCAGATCCAGTCGGCGATCTCGCGCCTGCCGCAACAGGTGCAGGCGCAGGGCGTGCGCGTCACCAAGTCGAACTCGGACACGCTGCTGCTCGTCGGCGTCTATGACACCACCGACACCCGGTCCTTCCCCGATGTCGCCGATTTCCTGTCGTCGAACATTCAGGATCCCTTGTCGCGCGTCGACGGGGTCGGCGAGGTCAATGTGTTCGGATCGCCGCACGCGATGCGCATCTGGCTCGATCCGCGGCGTCTCACCGCCGTGTCGTTGATGCCAAGCGATGTGATATCGGCGATCACCGCACAGAATAGCGAGGTCGCGGCGGGCGACGTCGGCGGCCTGCCCGCGCCCGAAGGCCAGATGCTCAATGCGACGGTGACCGCCCAGTCGCGAATGCAGACCGTCGAAGAATTCGAGAATATCGTCCTGAAGACGCTGCCCGACGGATCGACGGTGCGCATCAAGGATGTCGCACGGGTGGAGATCGGCGCGGAGAGTTACAGCGCGATCGTCCGTATCAACGGGCATCCCGGTGCCGGCATGTCGATCTCGCTTTCGCCGGGGTCGGACGCACTCGAGACCGCCGACCGGGTCAAGGCGCGGATGGAGGAACTCGCCGCCGATTTCCCCGACGGCCTCACCTACTCTTACGCGAATGATGCGACCGCCTTCATCAAGCTGTCGGTCAGCGAGGTGCAGAAATCGTTGTTCGAGGCGATCCTGCTCGTCATCCTCGTGATGTTCGTCTTCCTGCAAAGCTGGCGCGCGGTGCTGATTCCAGCGATCGCGGTCCCGGTCGTGCTGCTCGGCACCTTCGGCATCTTCTATATATTGGGCTTCAGCATCAACACGCTGACCCTGTTCGGCCTGACGCTCGCGATCGGCCTGCTCGTCGACGACGCGATCGTCGTGGTCGAGAATGTCGAGCGATTAATGGAAGAAAATCCCGGCATGTCGGCGCGCGAGGCGACGATCCAGTCGATGAAGGAGTTGCAGGTCGCGCTGATCGCGATCGCGCTCGTGCTGTCGGCGGTGTTCCTGCCGATGGCCTTTTTCGGCGGGTCGACCGGCGTCATCTACCGGCAATTCTCGGTCACCATCATCTCTGCGATGATGCTGTCGGTGCTCGTCGCGCTGATCCTGAGCCCCGCGCTGACTTCGACCCTGCTCAAACCGAAGAATCATGGCGACGCGGCGTCCGGCGGCGGACGCTTTCCGCGCGTCCATGCTTTCCTCGAACGCGCGAAAAACGGCTTCAACACGCGCTTCGACCACTCGGTCGAACGCTATGTCGGAAGCGTGACCAAGGTGGTCGACCGCAAATGGCTCTTCCTCGGCATCTATCTGCTGTTGCTCGCCGCGCTCGCTTTCCTCTTTCTCCGCCTGCCGGGCGGCTTCCTGCCCAACGAGGATCAGGGGCGCGTTTCGGTACAGTTCCGCCTGCCCGCCGGCGCTACGCAGGCGCGCACGCTCGAAGTGCGTGACGAAATCGAAAAATATCTGCTGACGCAGGAGAAAGCGAACACGCAGACGCTGTTCCTGATCGCGGGCGGCGGCGGCGGCGCGGCGGCGGGCCAGAACACCGGCCAGGGCTATGTCAACCTCACCCATTGGGACGACCGGCCGGGCAAGGAAAATACCGCCGATGCGATTGTCGATCGCGCCCGCAAGGCGCTGAGCGGCCTGCGCGATGCGCAGATTTTCGCGCTCGTCCCCGGCGCGGTGCGCGGTCTCGGCGATTCGTCGGGCTTCACGATGCAGCTCCAGAACCGCAGCGGGATGAGCCACGCCGAATTCGCCGAAGCGCGCGACCGCCTGCTCGCGATGGCAAACGATAATCCGAAGCTCACGTCGGTGCGCCTGTCCGATCTGCCCGACGTCGCCACGCTCAAGATCGACGTCGATACGCAGCGGCTGACCGCCTATGGCATCGACAATGCCGATGTGAATTCGACGCTCGCGACCGCATGGGGCGGCCGCTACGTCAACGACTTCATCGACAAGGGGCGCGTCAAGCGCGTCTATGTGCAGGGCGATGCCCCCTATCGCGCCAAGCCCGAGGATCTGGGCCAATGGTTTGTCCGCTCGGCCGACGGCGAAATGTCGCCCTTCTCGGCCTTTGCCCGGACCGGCTGGTCGACGACGCCGAGCAGCAGTTCGCGCTTCCAGGGCGTGCCCGCCTTCGAAATCTCGGGTCAACCCGCCGCCGGCACCAGTTCGGGCGAGGCGATGGATGAAATGGAGCGCATGGCGGGCGAAATTCCTGGCACCAGCGTCGCCTGGTCGGGTTCTTCCTATCAGGAACGTCTCTCATCGGGACAGGCGCCCCTGCTTTACAGCCTTTCGCTGCTCGTCATCTTCCTCTGCCTCGCCGCGCTCTACGAAAGCTGGTCGATCCCGATCGCGGTGCTGTGCGTCATCCCCCTGGGCTTGATCGGCGCCGTATTCGCGGTGAATCTGCGCGGGCTCGAAAATGACGTCTACCTCCAGATCGGCCTTCTCACGACGATGGGACTCGCGGCGAAAAATGCGATCCTGATGATTGAATTCGCCGAGCAGGAGGAGCGCAAGGGCAAGCGCGTGATCGAAGCCGCCGTCGAGGCGGCGCGCATCCGCCTGCGCCCGATCCTGATGACAAGCTTCGCCTTCATTTTCGGCGTGCTGCCGCTCGCAATCGCGACCGGCGCCGGCGCGAACAGCCGCGTCGCAATCGGTACCTCGGTGATCGGCGGCATGCTCACCGCCGCCTTCCTCGCGATCTTCTTCATCCCGCTCTTCTTCGTGCTCGTCCGCCGCGGCGTGCGCGACGGCCTTGCGGCGGCGCGGGCACGCTTCGGCAAGAAGAAGGGCGAAGGCCCGGCGGAGGTGCCGGCATGA
- a CDS encoding DNA polymerase Y family protein — protein sequence MTRNASEKRRYLALFFPFLPAERWLRTALRPPDAPLVFAEKARGAMRLASIDAAALAVGLRPGIPLADARAQVGELMVVPHDPVLDQDWLDRLAQGCARYTPLVALDPPDGLILDIAGAAHLFGDEAGLVADVEMRLARLGMTLRHALGPTADAARALARYQSRPAPDEASAIRRLPVAALELEPDSTTALVRAGLKTIGDLASRPMANLAARFGADAAMALRRILGDSPSPLDPRVAPPPVAAERRFAEPLGSTVHATKVLTELAAEAIEELGERGKGGRHFRATFFRSDGLARTIAIETGHPTRDAGLVMRLFAERMDGLADPLDPGFGFDMIRLAVPRLEALGASQLGLEGGAIKEAAIDELADRLATRLGRGRVRRLRPADTHIPEQAQLELPAIDAPAPLPWQVPEPGEPPTRPFHLFDPPQPIEVIAEVPDGPPQRFRWRRAFHAIRRYEGPERIAAEWWRRRDNGGLTRDYYRVEDAQGRRFWLFRHGLYDEKPDPRWYIHGVFA from the coding sequence ATGACGAGAAATGCTTCGGAGAAGCGGCGCTATCTGGCGCTCTTCTTCCCCTTCCTGCCCGCCGAGCGATGGCTTCGCACGGCGCTGCGGCCGCCTGACGCCCCGCTCGTCTTCGCCGAGAAGGCGCGCGGTGCGATGCGCCTCGCGAGCATCGATGCGGCGGCGCTCGCGGTGGGGCTGCGGCCCGGCATACCGCTCGCCGACGCGCGCGCGCAGGTCGGCGAGCTTATGGTCGTGCCGCACGATCCGGTACTCGATCAGGACTGGCTCGACCGGCTCGCACAGGGCTGCGCGCGCTACACGCCGCTCGTCGCGCTCGACCCACCCGACGGGCTGATCCTCGACATCGCGGGCGCCGCGCATCTCTTCGGCGACGAGGCAGGGCTGGTCGCCGACGTCGAGATGCGCCTCGCGCGCCTTGGCATGACGCTACGCCACGCGCTCGGCCCCACCGCCGACGCCGCGCGCGCGCTCGCGCGTTATCAGTCGCGCCCCGCTCCCGACGAAGCCAGCGCGATTCGCCGCCTGCCCGTCGCCGCGCTCGAACTCGAGCCCGATTCGACGACCGCGCTCGTCCGCGCAGGGTTGAAGACGATCGGCGACCTTGCGAGCCGCCCGATGGCGAACCTCGCCGCGCGCTTCGGCGCCGATGCCGCGATGGCGCTGCGCCGCATATTGGGCGATTCGCCAAGCCCGCTCGATCCGCGCGTCGCCCCGCCCCCGGTCGCCGCCGAACGCCGCTTCGCCGAGCCGCTCGGCAGCACGGTACACGCGACCAAAGTCCTCACCGAACTCGCCGCCGAAGCCATTGAGGAGCTTGGCGAACGCGGCAAGGGTGGGCGCCATTTCCGCGCGACCTTCTTTCGCAGCGACGGCCTCGCGCGGACGATCGCGATCGAGACCGGGCACCCGACGCGCGACGCCGGCCTCGTCATGCGCCTGTTCGCCGAGCGCATGGACGGCCTCGCCGACCCGCTCGACCCCGGCTTCGGTTTCGACATGATCCGCCTCGCGGTGCCGCGGCTCGAAGCGCTCGGCGCGAGCCAGCTGGGGCTCGAGGGCGGTGCAATCAAAGAGGCCGCGATCGACGAGCTTGCCGACCGGCTCGCGACGCGGCTCGGGCGCGGGCGGGTGCGTCGGCTGCGCCCCGCCGACACGCATATCCCCGAACAGGCACAGCTCGAACTGCCCGCGATCGACGCGCCCGCGCCGCTGCCCTGGCAGGTGCCCGAGCCCGGCGAGCCGCCGACGCGTCCCTTCCACCTCTTCGACCCGCCGCAGCCGATCGAGGTGATTGCCGAGGTCCCCGACGGCCCGCCGCAGCGTTTCCGCTGGCGCCGTGCCTTTCACGCGATCCGCCGCTACGAAGGCCCCGAACGCATCGCCGCCGAATGGTGGCGCCGCCGCGACAATGGGGGGCTGACGCGCGACTATTACCGCGTCGAGGATGCGCAGGGCCGCCGCTTCTGGCTCTTCCGCCACGGCCTTTACGACGAAAAGCCCGACCCGCGCTGGTATATCCACGGGGTTTTCGCATGA